A window of Psychroflexus sp. ALD_RP9 contains these coding sequences:
- the uvrA gene encoding excinuclease ABC subunit UvrA, giving the protein MKKTQNQQIEVYGARVHNLKNIDIKIPRDQLVVITGLSGSGKSSLAFDTIYAEGQRRYIETFSAYARQFLGGLERPDVDKIEGLSPVIAIEQKTTSKSPRSTVGTITEIYDFIRLLFARVGTAYSYKTNEKMLSYSDDQIQHNIIDKFNGKHINILAPIIKSRKGHYRELFEQIAKQGFLKVRIDGEIRDIEKGMKIDRYKTHDIEIVIDRLKVSKDQASLKRIKQSISTAMKHGDNVLMILEHKTNQPQFFSRNLMCPTTGISYPNPEPNSFSFNSPKGACKSCNGIGELYEVNVDRIIPDRSLSIKQGALEPHGKFKKSNWVFKQIEAIAEHFNFKLDTAIKDIPSEALEVILYGGKANFKKFSEASKVNKRFSYNFEGVAKFIEQTFHQKESSASLKRWAKQYMNKKTCDSCHGSRLNKIARHYKFIDKSIEDLVSMDVDELFSFFNSADKQLSTSELKVAKEIIKEIQTRLKFLVDVGLNYLNLNRGSKTLSGGEAQRIRLATQIGSQLVGVLYILDEPSIGLHQRDNEKLINSLEALRDLGNSVLVVEHDKDMIERANHVIDIGPFAGKNGGEIISQGHPKHLQKASTMTADYLSGKKTIEIPKKRRKGNGKHLHLVGAKGNNLKNVSIKIPLGTLTLVTGVSGSGKSTLINETLYPILNHHIYNGVKEPLSFKTIRGLKHIDKVIDINQQPIGRTPRSNPATYTGVFSEIRNLFTRTPEAQIRGYKPGRFSFNVKGGRCETCRGGGVKVIEMNFLPDVYVECETCMGKRFNRETLEIRYKGKSISDVLEMTIDEATDFFEPIPKIYRKLKTIKDVGLGYITLGQQSTTLSGGEAQRIKLATELSKRSTGNTFYILDEPTTGLHFEDIRILMNVLQKLVDIGNTVLIIEHNLDVIKLADYIFDIGYEGGKNGGQLVAKGTPEQIIKDKKSYTAKFLKKELI; this is encoded by the coding sequence ATGAAAAAAACACAAAATCAACAAATTGAAGTTTATGGCGCTCGCGTTCATAATCTCAAAAATATAGATATAAAAATACCTCGAGATCAACTTGTGGTCATAACAGGTTTATCAGGCTCTGGAAAATCTTCTTTAGCATTCGACACTATTTATGCTGAAGGACAACGCCGTTATATTGAAACATTTTCAGCTTATGCAAGACAATTTCTTGGCGGCTTAGAGCGTCCAGATGTAGATAAAATTGAAGGTTTATCTCCAGTTATAGCAATTGAGCAAAAAACCACTTCAAAAAGTCCGCGAAGTACTGTTGGTACAATTACTGAAATTTACGACTTTATTAGGCTACTGTTTGCTCGAGTTGGTACCGCTTACAGCTACAAAACCAACGAAAAAATGTTGAGCTATAGCGATGATCAAATACAGCATAATATTATTGATAAATTTAATGGTAAACACATTAATATTTTAGCACCCATCATTAAATCACGAAAAGGTCATTATCGTGAACTTTTTGAGCAAATAGCTAAACAAGGTTTTTTAAAAGTTCGCATCGATGGTGAAATTCGTGACATTGAAAAGGGAATGAAAATAGACCGTTACAAAACCCATGACATTGAAATCGTAATTGACCGTCTAAAAGTCTCAAAAGATCAGGCTAGCCTTAAACGCATAAAACAAAGCATTTCTACTGCGATGAAACATGGTGATAATGTGTTAATGATTTTAGAGCATAAAACCAATCAACCCCAATTTTTCAGCCGTAATTTAATGTGCCCTACTACTGGTATTTCTTATCCAAATCCCGAGCCTAACAGTTTTTCATTTAACTCACCTAAAGGCGCTTGTAAAAGCTGTAATGGTATTGGTGAACTTTATGAAGTTAATGTTGACCGAATTATTCCCGATCGAAGTTTATCAATCAAACAAGGTGCTTTAGAACCTCACGGGAAGTTTAAAAAAAGTAATTGGGTATTTAAACAGATTGAAGCCATTGCAGAACACTTCAACTTTAAACTCGATACAGCAATTAAAGATATTCCTTCAGAAGCACTTGAGGTAATCTTATATGGCGGAAAAGCAAACTTCAAAAAATTTAGTGAAGCCTCTAAAGTTAATAAGCGCTTTAGTTACAATTTTGAAGGTGTTGCTAAATTCATCGAACAAACATTTCATCAAAAAGAGTCTTCAGCAAGCCTTAAACGTTGGGCAAAACAATATATGAACAAAAAAACTTGTGATAGTTGTCACGGGTCAAGACTCAACAAAATTGCGAGACATTATAAGTTTATTGATAAAAGCATAGAAGATTTAGTCTCTATGGATGTTGATGAATTATTTTCTTTTTTTAATTCTGCTGATAAACAATTATCAACATCTGAGCTTAAAGTCGCTAAAGAAATTATCAAAGAAATTCAAACCAGGTTGAAGTTTTTGGTTGACGTAGGTCTTAATTATCTAAATTTAAATCGTGGCTCGAAAACCCTTTCTGGAGGTGAAGCTCAGCGTATTAGACTAGCGACACAAATTGGCTCACAATTAGTTGGCGTATTATACATTTTAGACGAACCAAGTATAGGTTTACACCAGCGCGACAACGAAAAACTCATAAACTCGCTGGAGGCTTTACGTGATTTAGGAAATTCTGTTTTAGTTGTTGAACATGATAAGGATATGATAGAACGCGCTAATCACGTGATTGATATCGGTCCATTTGCAGGCAAAAATGGTGGAGAAATTATCAGCCAAGGTCATCCCAAACATTTACAAAAAGCTTCAACGATGACTGCTGATTATCTTTCAGGTAAAAAGACAATTGAAATCCCCAAAAAGCGCCGTAAAGGTAATGGTAAACATTTACATCTAGTAGGTGCAAAAGGTAACAACTTAAAAAATGTTTCCATAAAAATTCCGCTAGGAACCCTAACCTTAGTAACAGGTGTATCTGGAAGTGGAAAATCTACCTTAATTAATGAAACGCTCTACCCTATTTTAAATCATCACATTTATAATGGGGTAAAAGAACCTTTAAGCTTTAAAACAATTAGAGGTTTAAAACACATTGATAAAGTTATTGATATTAACCAACAACCTATAGGCCGTACACCACGATCAAACCCAGCCACTTACACAGGAGTTTTTAGCGAGATTAGAAACTTATTTACAAGAACACCTGAAGCGCAAATTCGAGGTTATAAACCTGGCAGGTTTAGCTTTAATGTTAAAGGCGGTCGTTGCGAAACTTGTCGCGGTGGTGGCGTTAAAGTGATTGAAATGAACTTCCTACCTGATGTTTACGTAGAATGTGAAACTTGTATGGGTAAACGTTTTAATCGCGAAACTTTAGAAATTCGCTACAAAGGCAAATCAATTAGTGATGTTCTTGAAATGACTATTGATGAAGCTACCGACTTTTTTGAGCCAATTCCGAAAATATATCGAAAGCTCAAAACTATTAAAGATGTTGGCTTAGGATATATCACATTAGGCCAGCAAAGCACAACCTTATCTGGCGGTGAAGCCCAGCGGATAAAACTAGCGACTGAATTATCTAAACGAAGTACAGGAAATACTTTTTATATTTTAGATGAACCAACAACAGGCTTACATTTTGAAGATATAAGAATATTGATGAACGTGCTTCAAAAATTAGTAGATATTGGTAATACTGTACTTATCATTGAGCACAATTTAGATGTAATTAAACTCGCCGATTATATATTTGATATTGGCTATGAAGGCGGAAAAAATGGCGGACAACTTGTTGCTAAGGGAACACCCGAACAAATTATTAAAGACAAAAAAAGTTACACAGCTAAATTCTTGAAAAAAGAGTTAATTTAG
- a CDS encoding metalloprotease produces the protein MKIQIYIICCLFISLTYAQQRHKIEAEIYGNDSFKQLDVSQKISYLNNSKQKLDTLFFYDWNNAFSQKTSPLAKRFAEEYTRKFHFSSNEERGFTDIKSASINGIPVEVSRVNQQPDIAYIVLNKALLPQQNVKIQLSYKLQIPNKKFTKVGWSDSNISLKYYLITPAIFNKKWILYSHKDLNDLPLQAIDYNLKVDVPKHLILNSSFENVSVEFMANRNRFTLIEANKFNPDLFLTTTDEFKTVKTDVVEIISNIGDNNLRPEIKAIISDRIAFFLQDKIGNFPHDKIILTETDYNLSPVYGLNQLPAFIRPFPDGFQYDIKLLKTFTRQYLRGFKQLNSRQDSWLLDAICTKLMIDYVKTYYPNMKLLGSFSEFFGVRWFHASDLMFNDRYQFIHETMIRQNLSQPANLPLDEQLKFNQQLSNPYKIGIGLDYLSDYIGATSLQKAIKLSFTHGGHQFSAQEFKNNLSLQTEQEIDWFFDNYIGSYKDIDFKVGNVKLGADSTSIEVINLTRNPMPVKLGLYHNDAFLTSIWVEAFSEESKTISVKNTKANKFVINYDYKLPEFNQRNNTKRKGKLLNKPIQFRFLEDIEDPDYNQVFVIPEFTYNLYDGLALGTKLYNTSLLPKNFSYKISPKYGLGSNALVGSAGFDHKLFFKQQPLFQITYGLNGSRFSYNNNLFYNRYSGFLQFSYRPANLRDNRRHYLTLRSVNVDQDESPIIETEEPNYNVFNINYSFQNKNLDHFFTTSVDYEIAKKFSKLSASVRYRKLFNNNRQINLRFFTGLFLFNDNNDSDYFSFGIDRPTDYLFDYNYYGRSEDSGVFSQQFIMADAGFKSIFQDRFANQWISSVNMSTTIWNWIFAYGDAGFFKDSASSAQFIYDSGIRLNLVEDYFELYFPVYSNNGWELAEDAYDQRIRFIATLDFKTLLGLFKRKWY, from the coding sequence TTGAAAATACAAATTTATATTATTTGTTGTCTTTTTATAAGCTTAACCTATGCACAGCAACGCCATAAAATTGAAGCTGAAATTTACGGAAATGATAGCTTTAAGCAATTAGACGTTTCTCAAAAAATCAGCTATCTAAACAACTCTAAACAAAAACTAGACACCCTTTTTTTTTACGATTGGAACAATGCCTTCTCACAAAAAACAAGCCCATTAGCAAAAAGATTTGCAGAAGAATATACCCGTAAATTTCACTTTTCAAGTAATGAAGAGCGCGGTTTTACAGACATTAAATCAGCAAGTATTAATGGTATTCCAGTTGAAGTTTCCCGTGTTAATCAGCAACCTGACATAGCTTACATTGTTCTTAACAAAGCGCTTTTACCACAACAAAATGTTAAAATACAACTCTCTTACAAACTACAAATTCCCAACAAAAAATTTACAAAAGTAGGATGGTCAGATTCAAACATTAGCTTAAAATATTATTTAATTACCCCAGCAATTTTTAACAAAAAATGGATTTTATATAGCCATAAAGATTTAAACGACTTGCCTTTACAAGCTATAGATTATAATTTAAAAGTTGATGTTCCTAAGCACTTAATACTAAACTCTAGCTTTGAAAACGTAAGCGTTGAATTCATGGCTAACCGAAACCGTTTTACACTCATAGAAGCTAACAAATTTAATCCCGATTTGTTTTTAACAACAACCGATGAATTTAAGACCGTGAAAACTGATGTTGTTGAAATTATTTCGAACATTGGCGATAACAACTTAAGACCCGAAATTAAAGCTATTATTAGTGATCGAATTGCGTTCTTTTTACAAGATAAAATTGGCAATTTTCCACATGATAAAATAATTTTAACTGAAACGGATTACAACTTATCTCCAGTTTATGGTTTAAACCAATTACCAGCTTTTATTAGGCCATTTCCTGATGGATTTCAATACGATATAAAATTATTAAAGACTTTTACACGGCAATACTTAAGAGGTTTTAAACAATTAAATTCTCGTCAAGATTCATGGTTATTAGATGCAATTTGCACGAAACTCATGATAGACTATGTAAAAACCTATTACCCAAACATGAAGCTATTAGGAAGTTTTAGTGAGTTTTTTGGTGTTAGATGGTTTCATGCCTCCGATTTAATGTTTAACGATCGGTATCAATTTATCCACGAAACTATGATTCGTCAAAACTTAAGTCAACCTGCTAATTTACCACTTGACGAACAACTTAAGTTTAACCAACAACTTTCTAATCCTTATAAAATTGGGATAGGACTTGATTATTTATCTGATTATATCGGAGCTACTTCGCTCCAGAAAGCTATTAAATTAAGTTTTACTCATGGAGGCCATCAATTTTCAGCTCAAGAATTCAAAAACAACTTAAGCCTTCAAACTGAACAAGAAATCGATTGGTTTTTTGATAATTATATTGGAAGCTATAAAGATATCGACTTCAAAGTTGGTAATGTTAAACTTGGCGCTGATTCTACATCTATTGAAGTTATTAATCTAACTAGAAACCCAATGCCTGTTAAATTAGGCTTGTATCATAATGATGCCTTTTTGACTTCAATTTGGGTTGAAGCTTTTTCTGAAGAATCAAAAACAATTAGTGTTAAAAATACTAAAGCCAATAAATTTGTAATCAACTACGATTACAAATTACCTGAATTTAACCAACGAAATAATACAAAACGAAAAGGAAAGTTATTAAATAAGCCCATTCAGTTTCGATTTTTAGAAGATATCGAAGATCCGGATTACAATCAAGTATTTGTGATTCCAGAATTTACTTACAATTTATATGATGGTTTAGCTTTAGGAACAAAATTATACAACACCTCACTTTTGCCAAAAAACTTCAGTTATAAAATAAGTCCAAAATACGGTTTAGGAAGTAACGCCTTAGTTGGTTCTGCTGGGTTTGACCATAAGCTATTTTTTAAGCAACAACCACTTTTTCAAATAACTTACGGGTTAAACGGATCTAGGTTTTCTTACAATAACAACTTGTTTTACAATCGCTATTCTGGCTTTTTACAATTTAGCTATAGACCAGCAAATTTAAGAGATAATCGCAGGCATTACTTAACGCTTAGGTCTGTTAACGTAGATCAGGACGAAAGCCCAATCATTGAAACAGAAGAACCTAACTATAATGTTTTCAATATCAATTACAGTTTTCAAAATAAAAATTTAGATCATTTTTTTACCACAAGTGTTGATTATGAAATTGCAAAAAAGTTTAGCAAGTTATCAGCTTCTGTACGTTACAGAAAATTGTTTAATAACAACCGTCAAATCAATCTTCGGTTTTTCACAGGCCTATTTTTATTTAATGATAATAATGATTCAGACTATTTTAGTTTTGGTATAGATCGCCCAACTGATTATTTATTTGATTATAATTATTACGGTCGTAGTGAAGACAGTGGCGTTTTCAGCCAACAGTTTATTATGGCTGATGCTGGATTTAAATCAATTTTTCAAGATCGGTTTGCTAACCAATGGATTTCAAGTGTTAACATGAGTACAACTATTTGGAACTGGATTTTTGCCTATGGTGATGCTGGCTTTTTTAAAGACTCAGCGAGTTCTGCACAGTTTATTTATGATTCAGGCATTAGGCTAAACCTTGTAGAAGATTACTTTGAATTATATTTTCCTGTATACTCAAATAACGGTTGGGAACTTGCTGAAGATGCTTACGATCAACGCATTAGATTTATTGCCACCTTAGACTTCAAAACTTTGCTGGGTCTCTTTAAACGTAAATGGTATTAA
- a CDS encoding T9SS type A sorting domain-containing protein has product MLKTRILLLIAVCFFNGFNTVSSQETIKTMFYNLLNFSEAPPTDRADILNNILATYQPDIFMVAELQSPADRDLILNNSFNYTGQNISAAPFVFNTSGFASLNQLVFYDDDKMTLISSTQIQTNIRDINHYKFELNTGENEILDVFVAHFKAAQGDENVQERLAEANAFINYASNNLTSNSNVIFGGDFNFYTAQEPAFQTILFGTQSLSFLDPVNRMGDWNSNFNFQDVHTQSTRTSNNNFDDFGAGGGLDDRFDFIFISDNLTLDSNPIRYVEGSYKAYGNNANCYNDNINFINCTGTFSESLRNLLYNMSDHLPVVMNLEIDSNFLASQQFILNNSVSFLEGNLVSERLQLQFSDNVIGKKLRIYNQLGQLVKLHTIESNIESLDIESLNNGFFFLQIENLNGALKFLKNQ; this is encoded by the coding sequence ATGCTAAAAACTAGAATTTTACTGTTAATTGCAGTATGCTTCTTTAATGGTTTCAACACCGTAAGTAGTCAAGAAACCATTAAGACAATGTTTTATAATTTATTAAATTTTTCTGAAGCACCTCCAACAGATCGGGCTGATATTCTAAATAACATTCTAGCCACTTATCAGCCAGATATTTTTATGGTTGCTGAATTACAGTCTCCAGCTGATCGAGATTTAATCTTAAATAATTCATTTAATTATACTGGCCAAAATATTTCAGCAGCTCCATTTGTTTTTAACACTTCAGGCTTTGCCAGTCTTAATCAATTAGTGTTTTATGATGATGACAAAATGACTTTAATTAGTTCGACACAAATTCAAACTAACATTAGAGATATTAACCATTATAAGTTTGAGCTTAACACTGGCGAAAATGAAATTTTAGATGTTTTTGTTGCCCATTTCAAAGCAGCTCAAGGCGATGAAAATGTTCAAGAACGTTTAGCTGAGGCAAATGCCTTTATAAATTATGCTTCAAACAATCTTACATCTAATTCTAATGTGATATTCGGTGGAGATTTTAATTTCTATACTGCACAAGAGCCAGCTTTTCAGACCATATTATTTGGTACACAAAGCTTATCGTTTTTAGATCCAGTTAATCGAATGGGTGATTGGAATAGTAATTTTAATTTTCAAGATGTTCATACCCAAAGTACTAGAACAAGTAACAATAACTTTGATGATTTTGGCGCTGGCGGTGGTTTAGATGATCGATTTGACTTCATCTTTATTTCTGATAATTTAACTTTAGATAGTAACCCAATTAGATATGTTGAAGGCAGTTATAAAGCTTATGGTAATAATGCTAATTGCTATAATGATAATATAAACTTCATTAATTGCACAGGAACGTTTTCAGAATCATTACGAAATTTACTTTATAACATGAGTGATCACTTACCAGTTGTAATGAATCTTGAAATCGATTCTAACTTCTTAGCTTCACAACAATTTATACTAAATAACTCAGTAAGTTTTTTAGAAGGCAATTTGGTATCTGAAAGACTTCAACTTCAATTTAGTGATAATGTTATCGGTAAAAAACTTCGCATTTACAATCAATTAGGACAGTTAGTCAAACTTCATACAATAGAATCTAATATTGAAAGTTTAGATATAGAAAGCTTAAATAATGGCTTTTTCTTTCTACAAATAGAAAATTTAAATGGTGCATTAAAATTTCTAAAAAACCAATAA
- a CDS encoding thiamine pyrophosphate-dependent enzyme, translated as MQEKVQNKDISFDEFKSEVLKDYKIAVTSRECSLLGRREVLTGKAKFGIFGDGKEVPQLAWAKSFKNGDFRSGYYRDQTFMMAIGELSIEQFFAGLYANTNIDEEPMSGGRQMGGHFMTHSLNQDGSWKNLTEQKNSSADISPTAGQMPRLLGLAQASKIYRHESNIDSTNFSKNGNEIAWGTIGNASTSEGLFWETFNAAGVLQVPIVINVWDDDYGISVHARHQTTKENISKILMGFQCDDNDDGYEIIVVKGWDYPALIEAYQKAEAIAREKHVPVLIHVVELTQPQGHSTSGSHERYKDKDRLEWEKEHDCNLKMRQWMLDNGIATDEELSELEKSIKKEVRNGKKAAWTAFGKQAKAYNKELIKLLKDLAESSENKSFITNLVNELSDNSEPLKSIVYATGRKALRYVRNESTEAKSSLINWLNDFQQKVQPDYSSHLWSPYEASAKNIAEVLPEYNDDSKMVDARVIMRDNFEAIFKSRPETLVFGEDSGEIGDVNQGLEGLQEKFGELRVSDTGIREATILGQGIGMALRGLRPIAEIQYLDYLLYALQIMSDDLATTLYRSKGKQKAPLIVRTRGHRLEGIWHSGSPMGGILNLLRGVNVLVPRNMTKAAGFYNSMLESDEPALIVECLNGYRLKEKLPSNLGEFKTPIGQVETIREGSDISVVSYGSTLRIIEKAANELEEVGISVEVIDVQSLLPFDINHDLVKSVAKTNRLLVVDEDVPGGASAYILQKIIDEQNAYQYLDSKPQTLTAKAHRPAYGTDGDYFSKPSAEDIFEKIYSIMHEFKPSKFPKLM; from the coding sequence ATGCAAGAAAAGGTCCAAAATAAAGATATTTCTTTTGATGAATTTAAATCAGAAGTTTTAAAAGATTATAAAATTGCAGTAACGAGTAGAGAGTGTAGCTTACTTGGTCGGCGTGAAGTCTTAACCGGGAAAGCTAAGTTCGGGATATTTGGTGATGGTAAAGAAGTGCCACAACTCGCTTGGGCAAAATCTTTCAAGAATGGTGATTTTAGATCGGGTTATTATCGTGACCAAACCTTTATGATGGCTATCGGTGAGTTAAGCATCGAACAATTTTTTGCTGGTTTGTATGCTAATACTAATATTGATGAAGAGCCAATGTCTGGCGGAAGACAAATGGGCGGACATTTTATGACGCATTCGTTAAATCAAGATGGCTCATGGAAAAACCTTACTGAACAAAAAAATTCAAGCGCAGACATCTCTCCTACTGCAGGACAAATGCCTCGATTACTTGGCTTAGCCCAAGCCTCAAAAATTTATCGCCACGAATCTAATATAGATAGTACTAATTTTTCTAAAAATGGTAATGAAATTGCTTGGGGAACAATTGGTAATGCTAGTACAAGCGAAGGTTTATTCTGGGAAACATTTAATGCGGCTGGTGTTTTACAAGTGCCAATAGTAATCAATGTTTGGGATGATGACTACGGAATTTCAGTTCATGCTAGACATCAAACGACTAAAGAAAATATTTCAAAAATTTTGATGGGTTTTCAGTGTGATGACAATGATGATGGTTATGAAATTATTGTTGTAAAAGGTTGGGATTATCCTGCATTAATTGAAGCCTACCAAAAAGCAGAAGCCATTGCCCGAGAAAAACATGTGCCCGTTTTAATTCATGTGGTCGAATTAACACAACCTCAAGGTCATTCTACTTCAGGCTCGCATGAACGTTATAAGGATAAAGATCGTTTAGAGTGGGAAAAAGAACACGATTGCAACCTAAAAATGCGTCAATGGATGCTTGATAATGGTATTGCAACCGATGAAGAACTTAGTGAACTCGAAAAGTCTATTAAAAAAGAAGTTCGTAACGGTAAAAAAGCAGCCTGGACGGCTTTTGGTAAACAAGCCAAAGCCTACAATAAAGAGTTAATTAAGTTACTAAAAGATTTAGCAGAAAGTAGTGAAAACAAATCATTCATAACTAACCTAGTTAATGAATTAAGTGATAATAGTGAGCCATTAAAAAGCATTGTTTATGCAACAGGTCGTAAAGCTTTAAGATATGTTAGAAACGAATCTACTGAAGCAAAATCTAGCTTAATTAACTGGTTAAACGATTTTCAACAAAAAGTTCAACCTGACTACAGTAGCCATTTATGGAGTCCTTATGAAGCTAGTGCTAAAAATATTGCCGAAGTTTTACCAGAATATAATGATGATTCAAAAATGGTAGATGCTCGAGTTATTATGCGTGATAATTTTGAAGCTATTTTTAAGTCAAGACCAGAAACTTTAGTGTTTGGTGAAGATTCAGGTGAAATTGGTGATGTTAACCAAGGCTTAGAAGGTTTACAAGAAAAATTTGGTGAATTAAGGGTTTCAGATACAGGAATTAGAGAAGCAACCATTCTAGGCCAAGGTATTGGTATGGCTTTACGCGGTTTACGTCCTATTGCTGAAATTCAATACCTAGACTATTTACTCTATGCTTTACAAATCATGAGTGATGATTTAGCTACAACACTTTATCGCTCAAAAGGAAAACAAAAAGCACCCTTAATTGTGAGAACACGTGGCCACAGGTTAGAAGGCATATGGCATTCAGGATCTCCAATGGGTGGTATTCTTAACTTATTACGTGGAGTTAATGTTCTTGTTCCAAGAAATATGACAAAAGCAGCTGGTTTTTATAATAGCATGCTTGAAAGCGATGAACCAGCATTAATTGTAGAATGCTTAAATGGCTATCGCTTAAAAGAAAAGTTACCTAGTAATTTAGGTGAGTTTAAAACACCAATTGGCCAAGTTGAAACTATTAGAGAAGGAAGTGATATTAGTGTTGTATCATATGGCTCAACACTTAGAATTATTGAAAAAGCTGCAAATGAACTCGAAGAGGTTGGCATTTCGGTTGAAGTTATAGATGTTCAATCTTTACTACCGTTTGACATAAATCATGATTTAGTTAAAAGTGTTGCAAAAACCAACCGATTATTAGTTGTTGATGAAGATGTACCAGGTGGTGCTTCAGCCTATATTTTACAAAAAATTATTGATGAACAAAATGCTTATCAATATTTAGATAGTAAGCCACAAACATTAACTGCTAAAGCTCACCGACCAGCTTACGGCACTGATGGCGATTACTTCTCTAAACCTTCAGCTGAAGATATTTTTGAAAAGATTTACAGCATTATGCACGAATTTAAGCCATCAAAATTTCCGAAGTTGATGTAA
- a CDS encoding TIGR00730 family Rossman fold protein, whose translation MVTKHYKNWNEIKTNDSWALFKIMSEFVYGYERMSEIGPCVSVFGSARMKPGDKYYELATKVSNKIVEKGFGVITGGGPGIMEAGNKGAYEGGGTSVGLNIDLPFEQHDNPFIDRDKNLEFDYFFVRKVMFVKYSQGFVVMPGGFGTLDELFEAITLIQTKKIDKFPIILVGKEFWSGLLDWVKSTLAENFETVSPKDLDLIHLVDTEDEVADILDQFYSKFNLSPNF comes from the coding sequence ATGGTGACTAAACATTATAAAAACTGGAACGAAATAAAAACAAACGATAGCTGGGCATTATTCAAAATAATGAGTGAATTTGTTTATGGATATGAACGTATGAGTGAAATTGGCCCATGTGTTTCTGTTTTTGGTTCTGCACGTATGAAACCAGGAGATAAATATTATGAACTAGCGACCAAAGTTTCAAATAAAATTGTAGAAAAAGGTTTTGGTGTTATCACTGGCGGCGGACCTGGCATTATGGAAGCTGGTAATAAAGGTGCTTATGAAGGCGGCGGTACTTCAGTTGGTTTAAACATAGATTTACCTTTTGAGCAACATGACAATCCTTTTATAGATCGCGACAAAAATTTAGAGTTTGACTACTTTTTTGTTAGAAAAGTGATGTTTGTAAAATATTCTCAAGGCTTTGTCGTCATGCCAGGTGGTTTTGGCACTTTAGATGAACTTTTTGAAGCAATTACGTTAATACAAACTAAAAAAATAGACAAATTCCCAATAATCTTAGTAGGGAAAGAATTTTGGAGCGGACTATTAGATTGGGTAAAATCTACGCTAGCAGAAAATTTTGAAACAGTTAGCCCTAAAGATCTTGATCTAATTCATTTAGTAGATACAGAAGATGAAGTTGCAGATATTTTAGACCAATTTTATAGTAAATTCAATTTAAGTCCTAATTTTTAA